The Calderihabitans maritimus sequence AATACATTTCTGATTTACTTGCCGGCAACCGCCGGTGGAACGAGACAACAATTGACAAGGTATGTAAGGCTCTCAACTTGGTTGTGGAAATTAAGTCCAAGGAACATAATAACACCGGCGCGGTTGGCTGACGGATAAGGAGGGGAACCCGGCTCTTGACATAACTTTTTTGAAAAGGAGGCAGTCTACAATGGCTACTCGAAAAGAAAAATTGCCTTGGCAGCGTCGAAAGTCACGTCTTGGAGAAGGAAAAACAAAGTTGGAATACCTTGAAAAATACATAGAGGGAGAGGATGTTAAAGTTCCAGTCCGCGGGGGCCACAGTACAATACTCTCAGATCATGAGATAAGCGAATATTTCAGCTTGGAGAGGTTTCCGCTATTTGGCTTGCGATGTGATTTTCATACGTGCTGTAGACATTTAAGAAGGGAGCTTGCAGAAGATAAGGAAGCACAAGAAATAATCAGCCAGGCCACCAGCTTTCAGGAGCTTATCAAAAGTTTTATCCGGCGCCCATCCGATGTACACTCCCTACGCGGTCAGGCCTTACAAAAAGTAACTGGCTTACACCCGGTTTTCCTAGACTGGATTAGCGACCCGTATTGGGAGGATGGCCAGTTTCCCTTCAACAATTTTCCCGAAAAAGAATTCGCTATTTGGGAGAAGTACAAGAAAAGCATGAACAGCATTGATTAGTGGGGGAAAAGACGGCGGCGCGAGTTTCTATCAATATTTCACGTCGGGCCCAGTCTGCAATCAAGGGGGAGAAGTTTCTCATGAGTTGGAATATATCTAGATACATTTATGACGATTATATAATCATTAGTATTGATTTGCAAAATCCTCAAAGAAATGCTGTAGCTGAAATATCCAAACTTGGAGATTCTTGGTTTTTCAATAGATTGTTTGTGCCTCCTGAACACAGGCGTAAAGGTATTGCTAATGCATTAATGGAGGAATTGGTAAAAATCCTTGATGCTAAGTGTATTACTTTAAGAAACGAAATCAATCCATATGGTGACATGACCTATGAACAATTACTTGCGTTTTATAAAAAATTTGGATTTAAGAAAACAGAAGAAGGTTTTGTTAGATATCCAAAAACTAAAAAACAAGAGCTTAATGTAAAATAAAGTGTCTTTATAAGGATGATACGTTGTTTATGGCGTAACCAAATTGGACCAAACGGCAGCGTGCTGCCGTCGGTTTAATCAGCACATGCGAGGACTCCGGCTGTCAAGGCTTCCCTGCGGCGCCGGTTTTGAATTGAGATTCCTAGGGCTCACCGGAAACATGCTGGCTATTGAGCTCTGGCTGGCTGAAGCATAAGTGAATTTTGCTCATATAATAAATAAATCATTATCAGCAGACCATGCGTCAGTACACTGACTGGTTAGTTTCAACACATCTATAAAACTCACTTTTTTCTGGCCTTCATTTTTGAAGCGGTTAAAGCAATTATTGTATTAATAGTTTGCGTGTTTCAACAAAGGATTTGGAACTTGCCTCAACTATCGTTTCACCACAGGATAACTTCTGCCTAGAAAGCTAACCCAAGTTCTGACGATGGTAAAGCCACGGATTCATTCGGAACCATAAATTCGACTAAATTCGACAAAAATTTCCTGGCGTTTTCAGTATAATAACAGAAAAGCCAACAGTGGTTTTCT is a genomic window containing:
- a CDS encoding helix-turn-helix domain-containing protein; amino-acid sequence: MQHFSEIVRATMARKRLKISDLARKTGYSQQYISDLLAGNRRWNETTIDKVCKALNLVVEIKSKEHNNTGAVG
- a CDS encoding GNAT family N-acetyltransferase produces the protein MSWNISRYIYDDYIIISIDLQNPQRNAVAEISKLGDSWFFNRLFVPPEHRRKGIANALMEELVKILDAKCITLRNEINPYGDMTYEQLLAFYKKFGFKKTEEGFVRYPKTKKQELNVK